The region GGGGGGCAGAAACTATCCTTTCCCCCCCTCCCTAAAATCCTGcagcactgggcagcccgggggggctcagctgtttagcccctgccttcagcccagggcctgatcctggagacccgggatggagcctgcttctccctctgcctgtgtctgtatgaataaataaataaaatattttttaaaaatcccactttATACCTGTTAGGACACTCATCTTCTGCCTTATGTTAGCACCTGGTAGGTCTTATTTCACTGTGAGCTCTTTGATGGCGTGGGCCAACTTGAAAAATCTTTAAGGAGACACCTTTGCCTGCGGTGACTATTCAACAAATAACTGACAAGCGAGCGAGCCTGTAGCGAGAAGAGCTGTTGTCTTAGGTTTTCCCTTCTGTCGCGGGGATTTCTTGCCACCCAGACTACACACTAGCCCCGCCATTAGCAAACCAGGGCTCCCCGCGCGCCACAAAAGGCTCTCCGGGTTGTTTATCACACGTCTCCCGCTGCTGAGACACTGGGGGAGATGCAAACTCGGGTTACAACACGGTTTCTGGTCGCTCAGGAAATCCAATCTAAAAACGACGTGCGggtcaaaacagtatggaacaGCGGACTGCTGGGGCATGCGAGTCACGTGGCTCTGCAGAGTGAGGGCGACGGTCAGCGTGGTGCCAGGGTCACCAGCCCGCCGGCCCCCGGGGATTCGAGCCGAGCCGCCGGGCCCGGCCTATCCTGCGGGAGGGTGCGGGGAGGTAGGCAGAGCgacgcccgccccccgcccctccccctcccgtcccctccctctcctcccttccctcctctcccctccctcccctcccctcctctcctgccggGCTCCGGCCGCCGGCCGGCTCACCCAgcaccccgggggggggggggggggcgtggccTTCACCGACCAGCCCTCCCGCGCTCTACCCCGGACCCCGCCAGCTTCTCCGAGGACCCTCCCCTCTCGGGGCGGCCCCGCCACGCCGGGACGTGCGCGGGGCCTGCCCCAGCCAGCGGCGCCGCCCGCTCCTCGCACCGACTCGGGCCCGGCCCGGCTGCCCTCCTTCGCGCCCTCCGCTTCTCACCTGCTCTGCCGACACCGCCCCTTTCCCCGCGCCGCTGCCGCTGCTCTTGCCGGCGCGACCGCTGCTGTCCGCCATCTTCGCCGCCCGCTGCGCTTCCGGCctgcgcggccccgcccccgtgcGTCACATCCGGCCTGGAGGTTGCCGCCCCCTGGCCCCGGGGCCACCGCTTCCAGGCCGCTCCTCCGGTCGGACGCTGCCGAGGGTTTCGGCTCTATCCTCATGTAGGACCCAGCGGTGCACTCCGCTGCGGGGCTTTAACCTGTGCAAGGGAGCCGCTGCCCCTGGGAGAGGCGGAGAGGCCGGGTTGACCGGAGCGTGGGGGCGCGGGCTGGGATGTGTGTGGGTGCCTGTGCCCTTTGCCCCCTACGGGGTGGGAGGGGCGAGGGACGGTGAGCTTCCCCTCGGAGATCGGGGTAAGGGGGCATCCGCTGAGCAGTGCCGCCGTGCAGGTGCCCAGTgaaggggagaggctggggagagcagggaggTTTCTTGGGGGTGCCTTTTGAACCGCCGGTATGTTCCCCCgggcgggcaggtggggggggtTCAATCTAATACGAGCCCACTGGAGCCGAGACAGGTGCCGAGCAAagccccttcctctgtcttcccacTTTATGACTCTTCCTGTAGCCCATAATTACTCCCAGTAagacttggggggtgggggtgtttcTCTGCGAGGGCCCTGCTTCAGCCTCCCAGTCTGAAGAGAGGAGTCAGAGAATCCTGGAAATGTGCTGCTTGAGCACTGGAGTGGTGTCCTGATTTCTCACCTTCCTCAGGCTGGGCTTCATCATCAGGCCTCCTCACCAGCTCCTGCCCCTTCTCTTGTGTCCTGGACTCCGGATACCTCGACTCTCAGTACTTTGTGCACAGCCCAGGTAACATGTTTTGCTCTGTCCTTGGCGCCTGACACttaatagatgctcagtaaatgtctgtGATGTGCATAGATGGTGGGATACACTGGGGTGCCAACCATCACAGAACATTTCATCAGTGAGGAGCCCTGAAAAGCAGAAACCAAAGGGCAGCGcagccctcctgctcccccacttAAGACTCTGATcgttaaatttgcatttccccattCTGGAAATCTGAGCCCTGCCCATGCCATTCACAGGCCCAGAGCCATGGCtatctcctcttcttcctgggaACTGCCGCTGGTGGCTGTATGCCAGGTAACATCAACACCAGACAAGCCGGAGAACTTTAAAACATGCGCCGAGCTTGTTCGAGAGGCTGCCAGACTGGGTGCTTGCCTGGCTTTCCTGCCTGAGGCATTTGACTTCATTGCAAGGGACCCTGCAGAGACACTACGCCTGTCTGAGCCACTGGGTGGGAACCTTTTGGGAGAATATACTCAGCTTGCCAGGTAtcagggaaagggggagggaaaggtAGCTTCCTTGTTGGGCAGTGTCCCCAAATTGCCAGATAGGAGGGTCAAACATTGAGAAGAATTGTCAGTGttgcctcctctcccctgccttcctccaggGAATGTGGACTCTGGCTGTCCTTGGGTGGTTTCCATGAGCGAGGCCAAGACTGGGAGCAGACTCAGAAAATCTACAATTGCCATGTGCTTCTAAACAACGAGGGTGAGACCTGATAGCTCTTTAGCCACATCTTCCCAGGCTCTTCTACCTAAACTTGCATTCTCCAGAATTCTTAACTTGGTTTCCTTGGTCAAGAGTTTTAGGGGTGTTTGTACTTCTGAGCCTAGGTTATAAATAGTCTTGGTGGGAGGAGTGGAACTAAGTTGGGCTCCTAGCGCACCAGCACTGAGCATTCCTTCCCCATCTTACTACAGGGTCAGTAGTGGCCACTTACAGGAAGACCCATCTGTGTGACGTGGAGATTCCCGGGCAGGGGCCTATGCGTGAGAGCAACTCTACCATTCCTGGGCCCAGTCTTGAGTCTCCTGTCAGCACACCAGCAGGCAAGGTGGGAGTTGTGAAAGGATGAGGTGGGGAAGAGGaacaggagggaggagaagagaaatactTTGAAGTGGTAGTAGAGGATGGAAAGAAAGTCCTAAGGAGTGGGGTAGGCAGTGGGTATGACTGAATGCTGTGAACAACAGGACAGGGCTATTAGGCTGTTTTCATTCCAGATTGGTCTAGCTATCTGCTATGATATGCGGTTTCCTGAACTCTCTCTGGCATTGGCTCAGGCTGGAGCAGAAATACTCACCTACCCTTCAGCTTTTGGATCTGTTACAGGCCCAGCCCACTGGGAGGTAAGAGGACACCTCTTCAAAACAGAAGGgccttcagggcacctgggtggcactaGTTGGTTCAGCATCCGagtcttggtttccactcaggtcagggttgtgggatcgagccctttgtcaggctctgcactcagctctgtgctcagcacagagtctgcttgggactctctctcctcctccctctgcccctcccacttgtgctctctcccctcaaataaatcaatctttaaaaaaacatacagggcagccccagtggcacagctgtttggcgccgcctgcagcctggggtgtgatcctggagacctgggatcgagtcccacatcaggctccctgcatggagcctgcttctccctgtgtctctgcctctctctctgtgtctatgaataaataaataaaatctttaaaaaataaataaaaataaaaaaacacacaaatatatgagCCTTCTCTTAACTTTGTTCTCTCGTGGCCCTACCAGCTGaaggattttcttcctctctacctACTGGGAAAATTCATTCCCTAGGTTGTTGCCTCTCGTTATGTTAAAGAATAATTTACATAGTGAATCATTCCCAGGCAATGATCAGATTGGCCTGTAATGTCCATCACCCATAATTTCCCACTAGATGCTACCCGCTTAAGTGAATACACGTCTCATTCCCCAGGTGTTGCTGCGGGCCCGTGCCATTGAAACCCAGTGCTACGTAGTGGCGGCAGCACAGTGTGGACGCCACCACGAGAAGAGAGCAAGTTATGGCCACAGCATGGTGGTGGATCCCTGGGGAACAGTGGTGGCCCGCTGCTCTGAAGGACCAGGCCTCTGCCTTGCCCGAATTGACCTCAATTATCTGCGGCAGTTACGCCAACACCTGCCTGTGTTCCAGCACCGCAGGCCTGACCTCTATGGCAATCTGGGCCACCCATTGTCTTAAGACTTTGACTTCTGGAAGTTGAGACTCCCATTGTGAGCTGGTGTGGCTGTGACTTGAAGGCAGGACCCAGGCGCGGCTCCCCTCACTGGGAGAACCTTGACTCTCTCGAATGAACACAGGCTCAGCTTCTTGGGAAAGAAGAAGCTTTCACCTGAGCTCAGATTTCAGTTTCAGAAAGGTGGAATTTTATATAGTCACTGTTTATTTCATGAAAACTGAAGTTATGCTGAGGGCTGAGCAGCACTggcattgaaaaaaatataaccatCATAAAGTCTGTGTCTGGACATCTCCTTTGGGAGCTGaaaggggaggtggtggtgtaCCAGCTAGACTAGGCTCCAGTTGTAGGCCTCCTGGCTCATTCAACATGCCTCCCTACCCAAATAAAAGTGCAACACTCAGTGCATGTCCCAGCCCCATGCTCGGAAGcttgggagtgggagtggggcagagaaTGGGGAAGGAAAGAGCAGATAGGAGGTGATACTGAATGACTTCACATTTACCTGTGATGCCCTTTGCCCATGCCAGAAGAAAGCAAAGGGGAAAGGGCTGCAGGGTACATGATTTATTTTCACTTGAACATGGAAGGGAAGTCTCAcactcccccttccccttctcagGGGGAGTGTATCTTAATCAGCACCCCCTTCTCCATCCACCCTGCTGGGAGGAGCAACTCAGCTGACCCAGTCCTCTTACCGTCCTCCCTTGAAGAGGGTTTGGCAAAGGGGACAAAGGACGGAGCCACACCAGGCAGAGGTCTGAAGCCCTGGAATGGAGGGAATGAGGCAGAGAGGAGCAGCACCAGAGGCCAGGAGAGAGCGGAAAGGGCCAcagcttctttgttttttaaaaattatataatttgggaGAGGGTGGtgattaatttccaaaatacacTTCAGAGTCCCACCTTCCACACAGCTCCCTTATTCACAGCCCTTTGGTTTTTCAGACAAAACTGAAGAGCCCTCGTAAAGCCAGAAGTACGGATAACCCCGCAATGCACCCGGAAGCAGTGTTCACTTGGATCCCTTAACAAAGACTACGTCTGGCagcctttgcttctccctctacgtctGTCTTACGGCTCGGTGGCAAGGTGGCTGTGTGACACGCATTAGGAGGGTCCATGGAAAAGGGAAACGGGGGAGGCCCAGGCACGtgggtgcagggaggggtggggaacaccacttccattttcctttgtcttttcctttaaaaaaaaaaaaaaaaaaggcaggggtgTGATTGGTCGGAAGGGCAGAGAACAAACCCCAGAACAGTATGTAAGCTCCAGAGGTGGGCGGTGGGAACAGTCCCCCGAGAGGTGAGGGGGAAAGGTCAGGGCAGTGCCTGCAGCATCAAGTTCCTCAGGAGTTTCTGCCGGCCCAGCTCATAGTCCTCCTCGTCCACGTTCACCAGCAGCTTGATGGCTTCGTGGCCCACAGCCTGCTTGAGGGAGTCTGTGATAAAGACGCCTTTAAGCGCCTCTAGTAGAGAGCCATTGATGTAGTCGCGCCAGAATGCGTCGAGGTAGGTGAGCTCAGAGAACTTGATGTCACAGATGATGGAGCCCAGGTCCCGAGACTTGAGGATGGTGTTGGCCTGGTTAAAGCGCTCAAACTGGCGCTCAAGTGGGTCCTGCTTGTTAGAGAAGACGTTGCCTTGCAGAGCAGTCTCATGCTGGCAGTACTCAGCCCGAACCCGCAGTCTGATGTCTGTGGCGGAGAGAAGACATGCACAAGTGGTTGCAGTGAGGGGAGTGTAGACAACCCACGCTTGAAAGGTGGGAATGAACAGCTGGGTAGCTGAAGTTGGGAGCATCACCTGCCAGCTTTGCTACCTCTCCCCCAGGACTAGTTCTTTTCTATGTAGCTCTGAAATCCTTGCCTGAATGCAAGTTTCCCTGAAATAGGCCAAGCCCAGGTCAGATGACGGCCACCCCTCATGAGCAGCACCTTACTTCTAGgaggtattttccttttttttttttttaagattttattcatttattcatgagaaacagagagagaggcagagacacaggcagagggagaagcaggccccatgcagggagcccgacgtgggactcaacctcaggtctccaggatcacgccctgggctgaaggcagtgctaaacctctgagccacctgggctgccccgaggAGGTATTTTCCTAATGAACAGGCATACAAGTTCATTTTAGTACCCATCATACTTGGTTCATCCTACAATAAGGGTGTTGTAACAGCATCCCTTTGATCTTATATTAACTAGAAAGAGTTGAAAGATACTCTGCTGCAAAGACAGAAATTCTCTCCCCAGAGACTAAAACATTCAATCCCAAGTCATTCAACCATTTGACAGAAGCCTTGCCCTGAAGAGCATAAACTCCCCGGCATCTCAACAGTTCTGTCTCCCCCTCAGGCCCACTCCACCTCTAGAACCCTTCAGCTTCCTCACCACATGTCTGCTTTTCCTTGGGGTCTGGTGTTACTGACTTCCGGCGTTTTCGTTGGCTCCCAAGTGTGGCTCTCCCTCGAGCTGGCCGCTTGCTACACATCTGAGGGCCCGAAGTGGGGCAGCACACCACAGGATAGTGGGGAGGCACTGACCAGAgggtaaaaggggaaaaaaacataggGTAAAAGCAGAAACACAAACCCTTCCCTTGGAATGAGAAAGGAATCATTCAGACTTAGCGCTAAAAGCTTTATCAATAACCTGAAAAGAGGATAAAACAAGGGGATAATTACAGGACCCAGGTGAAGCATTAACACCTCGCCTGATTTTTATGGGGCTAGATattggggggggtgggcagtgagAGATACAGTGTCCTTTCATTCAGGCTGGCAAAGCTGGGAAAATGATGGGTTTGgtgtctatttttttaagcattatctatttatttgagaggaaaacAAGTGTATGCatagggaggaaggagagagaaaatctccagcagactccccttggagcaaggagcccaacacagggctcaatcccatgaccccaagatcatgacctgagctgaaagtgaGAAACAagcaactgactgagccacctgggtgcacCCCCCAACGCCTTTTaaagattagagagagagaagggagagagaccaCATGCAGGAGCACATGAGAGTGGggccggggcagagggagagagaatcccaagcagactctatgctgagcacagagctcaatgcaggactcaacctcaggaccctgagaccacaccctgaggcaaaacgaagagtcggacactcaaccgactcTTGGCACACCCGtgctcccttttttttaaagtcaactctatgcccaacacggggctcaaactcacaaccctgagatcaagagctgtatgctctagcgactaagccagccaggtgcccctgatatttTCTCTTGATTACGAACATTAGGTGGAATTAGTATCTTCTTACCTGTTTTGGGGGGTTGTGGAGGCCTCGGTTCTGGATCGCTGAGGGCTCTAGGGGTCACATAGCGAATTGACGTCTCCTCCAGATACTTGTCTACAAGATCAGGGCACACTATAGGAGGGGAGGGAGTCATTCAGGAAAAGATACACTCCTCCCTTCTAATCCAACCCTCCAATAGGCCTCCTAACCTGTCCTAGGTAGCCCCTAGGGTTAACGCCTCCTCCCACTTGGACTCCTATGCTGCTCAATCCTGGCCTCCCACAACTCTTCCCGGATTCCAGTGTCCCCAGCCCCCAATGCACCCTCACCAGCCCGCCTCCTCTTGAGGGTGACGTAGGGCAGCAGGTCATGACGAGTGATGATGCGCAGCAGCTGCAGCACCTGGCGAAAGTTACTCTCATCACAGCGGCCCTGGCGCTCCAACGCCAATAAGAAGTCACGTCCATTTCGGATGAGGCCACGCTCGTGGTCATCAATGACGTcgacaaagaggaaagaaagaacgCGCACATCCCTGTGTGTCAGGTGGGTGCCCACGATGTCAAACATGCGGTGCAGGCTGTACAGCCCGTGCTCCTGCTCACCATGCTCTTCTGGCCACACCTGGCTTGCCCGCCGCTTTAGGCCCGCCATGCTGGGGGCTCAGGTGCGCAATGCCTTCcagaatccctgctcagcagctgcAATCCCCACTATACTGTAAGGGGCAAGGAAAGAACCTATGAGCTACTCAACGGCAATCTCAACCTGGTCTCAATCACTCTTCTATCTCCAGTGCCTgacagtgcctggtacagaatTGTGCTTAGtgtttattaacttttaaaaagtgttcattggggatccctgggtggcgcagaggtttggcgcctgcctttggcccagggcgcgatcctggagacccgggatcgaatcccacatcgggctcctggtgcatggagcctgcttctccctctgcctatgtctctgcctctctctctctctctctgtgactatcataaataaataaaaattaaaaaaaaaaataaaaaaaaataaaaagtgttcatTGAAAAATAAAGCCTACAGTGCTCCACATCCAACAGATGTTGTCCTAAGTCCAGACCCTACCAGAGAAATACATTTTCCCTAAGTGAGAATGTTCTATGCAATTTCAGTGCTGCATACTGGCCAGGAGGTGCTGTTAGAGATTACCTCGATTGTTCCCCAGCCCCCCAAATACTGCTTCTGGTcccctgtgctctccctcccacctccccaaccAGCTCACCTCTTAAATGTAGGCAAAACTGAGAAGTAGAGAATTCATTCTTAACTAACACGGAAGCTACAACAGATGAACTTACAGACGGTTAGTTTCAGTACTGCCTGTGACACTACCAAGCCAGGTAGCTGTGGGCCTTAAGCGAGTTACCTCACAACAAAGCCTCACTGCCCCCCATCTACAAAACACCAATGAAAGAAACTACTCTTCAGACATGTTAAGGATCCAATTAGAAACTAACTATGTGCGAGATTGTTGTGTCAACAGTCATGAAAGAAGATTTCAAAGAGATTAGCATCCTTGACCAATCCAGACCAACCCCCCACAATCCTATCCTCATTTTTCCTACAATCCATCCGAGTTCAGAAGCATAACTGCGAAGGTTAATAATACTAACCAAAACTCCTGGATTTAAATTACCAAACGTTACTAAACCCCTACATTGagcattctcttcctcctctggcaGAAGTACCCCCTTGATGTTCACATGCCATTGGATACACCCTCTTCTTTCATCTTGGTTATTTGTCCATCCCTCCACAACGATTGACAGCAGCCTAATGCTCATTCTATAATTTGGTATTTGATTCCTATAGTTCCCCCATCAAGCTGGGTAACATTAATGACCAGCCAGTAACCAAGCCTCAAGTCCATGGGCTTCCATGTCCATGCTGGTCAGATAGTGCTGGCCAATACTACCCAACCCCTGACCATGGCTCCAACGTCGTGATTCATTATAAAGTCCTGCCAAAGCTACTTCTAAACGTTTTCAATCTCCTCACCTTTCTGCTGCCACCACCCCGGTTCAGGTCCCAATAATCTCTCACCTGGACTACAGTAACACCCTCTGTAGGGACTCTCCTTATCACCAATCTTAACCCACCTAAGTCCATTCCCCCCATTCAGCTGAACGAGCTACCTACAATGCACAACTGACTCATCACTCTTCCGCTTAAGATCTACCTACATCCCCCTCCTTACCTGTAAGAACACTGCAAACTTCTTACACAACACACCAAACATTCTGAGATCAGGCCCTGCCTACCTTTCCAACCTCAGAACCCACTTTTTATCTTCCACCATCAATTTGAGTATAGCTCACATAGAGCAGgcagttcctttctctttctccttttgttaCTCCTTTTGCCTGAgtgctcctctcccttctctgtcccAAATGTGCCCCATCATCACCCTTTTTCAGATGgctaactcctactcatcctttaaAAGTCAACTCAGATACCATCTTCAAATTCATGCTCCACACCTCCATGCTGGGATAAGTagtcctctttcctcttctgtgctCCTACAGAACATCATGCATATTTCCTTTAAACTCCTTATCAAAGTGTACTAAAATTATCTGTGTATTTATTATCCTATTAGATCTTAAGCAACTCCTGTAGACGGACTGAGtcatattcatctttatatctccAGTGCCTAGCAATGGAgaaagcctggcacatagtactCATAACTTACTGAATTTAGTATCCAGGACATCATCACAAGCCATACTCATACAAGTCCACTGAGAGGACCTCATTAAAAACAGATACAACCTAACTACATGTATACATTCTAGCTAGCCGCAGCCTCCCCTACACTATGCAGAACTACCCATCCCACAGTACCCTACTCAGCAATAAGATAGGTTGTCCTGTTTATTTTATACACCAAGAAACTAAGGCTAAGTTAAAGAATAAAACGATAAGCTGCTTCAAAAGAGCCAAGCTGATGGGCTCTCAGACAATGAGAGCAAGTAGGACCTGGTCCCCCCTCTTCCTCAACAATCATaaaacagaagcagactccttcccTTAAGAAAAAGGCGGGTCCACCCTGGAATCACTTAGCTCCATATCATGGGTTCTCATATGTGGATAAGAAATATAGCTTGCATCCACTTAGGACAGCCCAGATGCCACACCCCCTCCCACTCCAGCATGGGAAACAGCTGGGAAAATAGCTACCCAATGACAGGCTggttttctctgcctcttcctctcattTCACTCTGTTTTCACCTCTGTTTTAGGtacaaatgggggtggggggcaggggtagtGGGGGGAACTAACAGAAAGTAACTCCTTGTTCATACCAAGcaacatgagaaaactgagcctccTTAGACTTCTCCTTGTTCCCTATCCCACCTGTTCCTTTTGGCCAGCTGTTGATTATGAGGATCCCAGAAAAAGCAGATGGGCAGGTTTCACATTCAACCAAACCAAAGAGCAGGTTGCTAGAGAGCTCCCGAATCTATGTGTCCTGATTATAAAGCCCcggaaatgaaagaatattgtCCCCCACATACCTTCCCACTGGAAAATGAAGCAGAATACAGGAAAGGACTATGGTCCTAACTATGTATCAATGGATGCAATTCTATAATAGGCCTCAGTCCTCTGAGGGTTAACTCCCCagatatgagagaaaaaaacagccaCCTTTAAGTCCTAGATCCCACACTGGATCATTCAAAGTGCCAGGAATTATCATAGCTtctaggtcagtggttctcaaccagggagGATGCTTCCACCCCCAAGGGACacctggcaatgtctggagacattttagaCTATTATGACTGGAGGGGGCAAGGGCCATGCTACTGGCATGCAGTGAGTAGAGGCCACGGATGCTTCTAAACATCTTCTAAAGCACAGGtcagcccccacaacaaagaattacgcAGCCCAGAATGTCAATAATGcagggtgcccggctggctcagtcggttaagcgtttgcctttggctcaggtcacgctacagggtcctgggatcgagccccacatcagtctccctgttcagcggggagcctgcttctccttctccctctgctcctccccactcttgTGAGCGCTagcacgcactctctctcaaataaataaataaaacctttttaaaaaaatgccagtaATGCTGAGTATGAGAAACCCGACTGTAGATGGATCATGACGAAGGGTCAAAAGAATCGAGACAGCATGTCACTTTCTACCTACATCTAGAGAAGGAAGCCACTGGGTCCTTCCGACCCAAACCCATCAAACAATGTTCCAGAAGAAAAGCCAGTCAGACATAGACTTACTTCACTCCTAAGTTCACCGAGCACTAAAGAGGTCCATCCCACTCCAACCCTGGCTTCTCTATCACCTGCTGTTGCCATTCAGGTGAGCAGTAAGTGGTGGAACtaccctctcctctgccccatccTGGGAGGTCCAGTGTGACCCAGTTCAATCTGGATCTCTGTAAAGATAAGAGAAATGCCATCCCCTGCAAGACAATCAAAAAGGATCCTGCACTTAACCCTCACAGCCAACTTTAAAGTCCTGAAACTAAACCAGTTGCAGACCCTTCCTTGTTCGACTGCTGATGAGACATTCCGCTTACTCAGTGAAGCAAAATGTAGAAGAAGTCAAAGTTTCCCAAGGCCATGGTCCTTGAGAGAAATGTTGGGAGGCTGACACGCAGGCTAATAggcaaccccccacccacttacTTATTGTCTAGGACGGTGGGTTCACTCACTTAGCAATATAGATGGGGTTCCAAGAATCTATCTACCTTTAGCATTAAAAGAACACAGCCAACCTCCtctaaaaccaaaatatattcaGCTTTCTGTGGCAGTGAAGCTTGGGGACACAGCTTAAAATATACAGAGATCCTAGATGAAAGATAATCAGAGTAGTAAGGAGAACATACCCGCTCTAAACAGATTAAAAAGAACTCCTGAGTCCTGAAATATTGCCAGACACCAAGAGACAAACAAAACAGTCCAATCAAAAAGAGTCCCGATCCTGTTGGCTGGTTTGGGTCCATTTGAGAACCTAACAAGAgcaacccccacccaccccattaCAGTTTCCCAAGAATAATTTCTCCCCCTGAGAATAATTCTTTATTCCAAGGAACTGCTGCATTTCCTGGAgttgtagttttttgtttgttttctttagggAGGTCCAAACCAGCCAAGTGCCAACAGACAGACTAGAAGTATCTACAGAATTGCCTACCAGGTTTCTACTTCCAAGCAAAGTCTAGTCTCATCCCAACCACAGGAAAgacatttgtatttttgggggTACTCGACTCTCTCGGAAGCCCATAAAGTCTTGtgtaagaaatacaaaaagaagggcgcctgggtggctcaatcagttaagtgtctgcctttggctcatgtcatgatctcagggccctgggatccagcccctcagttgggctccctgctcacagggaaactgcttctcccctcctccttgcttgtgctctctcttgctatctctctctctaataattaaaatctaaaaaaaaaaaaaaagaaaagaaaagaaaagaaaagaaatacaaaaagaatgatCTCTTGAAGACCAAAGTCTAGTTTCATCCCAACAGGGATAACATCTATATTTTCACAAAACCATAAGTATTTGACTCTCTCCAAAGCCCTTAGGGAGGAAAGTCAtgtggaagaattaaaaaaaaaaaaaaaaaaaaagtgatgtgaaAC is a window of Vulpes lagopus strain Blue_001 chromosome 11, ASM1834538v1, whole genome shotgun sequence DNA encoding:
- the NIT1 gene encoding deaminated glutathione amidase isoform X2 is translated as MQTRVTTRFLVAQEIQSKNDVRVKTVWNSGLLGHASHVALQSEGDGQRGARVTSPPAPGDSSRAAGPGLSCGRVRGGWASSSGLLTSSCPFSCVLDSGYLDSQYFVHSPGPEPWLSPLLPGNCRWWLYARECGLWLSLGGFHERGQDWEQTQKIYNCHVLLNNEGSVVATYRKTHLCDVEIPGQGPMRESNSTIPGPSLESPVSTPAGKIGLAICYDMRFPELSLALAQAGAEILTYPSAFGSVTGPAHWEVLLRARAIETQCYVVAAAQCGRHHEKRASYGHSMVVDPWGTVVARCSEGPGLCLARIDLNYLRQLRQHLPVFQHRRPDLYGNLGHPLS
- the NIT1 gene encoding deaminated glutathione amidase isoform X3; the encoded protein is MLGFIIRPPHQLLPLLLCPGLRIPRLSVLCAQPRPRAMAISSSSWELPLVAVCQVTSTPDKPENFKTCAELVREAARLGACLAFLPEAFDFIARDPAETLRLSEPLGGNLLGEYTQLARECGLWLSLGGFHERGQDWEQTQKIYNCHVLLNNEGSVVATYRKTHLCDVEIPGQGPMRESNSTIPGPSLESPVSTPAGKIGLAICYDMRFPELSLALAQAGAEILTYPSAFGSVTGPAHWEVLLRARAIETQCYVVAAAQCGRHHEKRASYGHSMVVDPWGTVVARCSEGPGLCLARIDLNYLRQLRQHLPVFQHRRPDLYGNLGHPLS
- the NIT1 gene encoding deaminated glutathione amidase isoform X1 encodes the protein MCVGACALCPLRGGRGEGRLGFIIRPPHQLLPLLLCPGLRIPRLSVLCAQPRPRAMAISSSSWELPLVAVCQVTSTPDKPENFKTCAELVREAARLGACLAFLPEAFDFIARDPAETLRLSEPLGGNLLGEYTQLARECGLWLSLGGFHERGQDWEQTQKIYNCHVLLNNEGSVVATYRKTHLCDVEIPGQGPMRESNSTIPGPSLESPVSTPAGKIGLAICYDMRFPELSLALAQAGAEILTYPSAFGSVTGPAHWEVLLRARAIETQCYVVAAAQCGRHHEKRASYGHSMVVDPWGTVVARCSEGPGLCLARIDLNYLRQLRQHLPVFQHRRPDLYGNLGHPLS
- the NIT1 gene encoding deaminated glutathione amidase isoform X6 yields the protein MCVGACALCPLRGGRGEGRLGFIIRPPHQLLPLLLCPGLRIPRLSVLCAQPRPRAMAISSSSWELPLVAVCQVTSTPDKPENFKTCAELVREAARLGACLAFLPEAFDFIARDPAETLRLSEPLGGNLLGEYTQLARECGLWLSLGGFHERGQDWEQTQKIYNCHVLLNNEGSVVATYRKTHLCDVEIPGQGPMRESNSTIPGPSLESPVSTPAGKIGLAICYDMRFPELSLALAQAGAEILTYPSAFGSVTGPAHWEGSPSGTAVWRRLQPGV
- the NIT1 gene encoding deaminated glutathione amidase isoform X5, translating into MAISSSSWELPLVAVCQVTSTPDKPENFKTCAELVREAARLGACLAFLPEAFDFIARDPAETLRLSEPLGGNLLGEYTQLARECGLWLSLGGFHERGQDWEQTQKIYNCHVLLNNEGSVVATYRKTHLCDVEIPGQGPMRESNSTIPGPSLESPVSTPAGKIGLAICYDMRFPELSLALAQAGAEILTYPSAFGSVTGPAHWEVLLRARAIETQCYVVAAAQCGRHHEKRASYGHSMVVDPWGTVVARCSEGPGLCLARIDLNYLRQLRQHLPVFQHRRPDLYGNLGHPLS
- the DEDD gene encoding death effector domain-containing protein, producing the protein MAGLKRRASQVWPEEHGEQEHGLYSLHRMFDIVGTHLTHRDVRVLSFLFVDVIDDHERGLIRNGRDFLLALERQGRCDESNFRQVLQLLRIITRHDLLPYVTLKRRRAVCPDLVDKYLEETSIRYVTPRALSDPEPRPPQPPKTVPPHYPVVCCPTSGPQMCSKRPARGRATLGSQRKRRKSVTPDPKEKQTCDIRLRVRAEYCQHETALQGNVFSNKQDPLERQFERFNQANTILKSRDLGSIICDIKFSELTYLDAFWRDYINGSLLEALKGVFITDSLKQAVGHEAIKLLVNVDEEDYELGRQKLLRNLMLQALP